One genomic region from Salvia hispanica cultivar TCC Black 2014 chromosome 2, UniMelb_Shisp_WGS_1.0, whole genome shotgun sequence encodes:
- the LOC125207846 gene encoding uncharacterized protein LOC125207846, which translates to MGVKENDAVQDDWSEPPSPIEVLQQLSKEAVRMAGEAWHHACPANTPTLQAVPRHRRARSEIVTSSHNPSGSSSNFQRLKGHMQRALHLGGRCSRDDSQYSSFDPEILANQKRQWYQLNSKALGTDMYQEPSSLFEHFVVVGLQPDAKLEFVEDAYIRGKKFEQQMKKIETSEFNMRPLRPPKFPMMEPQVLFMYPPRKKLDLQLQDLAAFCFPSGVKARVLERSPSLSELNGLVYGQEHLTRDDFSFIFSLKVAGNATLYGVCLRVQEIVQRPPAIYGSRSPLPQPNSVGSRWLIAAPRCYCILTKVPLFGLHYQILNSMVAQDRLNRITNFVEEMALATTEPPQSMQKQHLNAKPPGSASDTNWMASAIPVKHAATLAAAAAGMISDKEASSRCQNSPRSATASDASENCQMKDLDKDSSKNFDSPSASKNFDSPSANSGNQSVTSIRSLESLFSPARSMASDDGSTSQDEDPTDDVIMEWSRENKNDLLQIVCGYHRLNLPERGSKINFQPLEHMQPIEFRRFSASDLGYSDKYIDKITKVSKDDSEVKLKLANAEEASSLSLWSISTICRVLSLDSILTLITGVLLEKQIVMMCPNLGILSAVVLSVIPMIRPFEWQSLFLPILPARMVDFLDAPVPFIVGTQHKLTDLKRRAPNLVHINLMNDYVTSCSLPKLPRHQWLVSELRPIHSKLSCEDSDAPRHPVYKCDAVQSRYAIKFVTVLRKYLESICSDLRFHTITNVQSNEKVAILIKDSYIDSFPIKDQPFIKLFVETQQFSVLSDYRLMCIENE; encoded by the exons ATGGGGGTGAAAGAAAATGATGCTGTTCAGGATGACTGGTCTGAACCACCATCACCAATTGAGGTGTTGCAGCAGTTGTCCAAGGAGGCAGTCAGAATGGCAGGTGAGGCATGGCATCATGCCTGTCCAGCTAATACTCCAACTTTGCAGGCAGTACCAAGGCATAGGCGTGCACGAAGTGAAATAGTCACTTCAAGTCATAATCCAAGCGGTAGCTCCAGTAATTTCCAAAGACTGAAGGGCCATATGCAAAGGGCTTTGCACTTGGGTGGCCGTTGTTCACGTGATGATAGCCAGTATTCATCTTTCGATCCTGAGATTCTGGCTAATCAGAAAAGGCAGTGGTATCAGCTCAACTCTAAAGCATTG GGTACTGACATGTATCAAGAGCCATCCTCGCTTTTTGAACACTTTGTTGTTGTGGGGCTCCAACCAGATGCCAAGCTTGAGTTTGTTGAGGATGCATATATAAGAGGAAAGAAATTCGAgcaacaaatgaaaaaaattgaaacaagcGAATTCAACATGCGGCCACTTCGACCCCCCAAATTCCCAATGATGGAACCTCAG GTGCTCTTTATGTATCCTCCTAGAAAGAAGTTGGATTTGCAATTACAGGATCTTGCTGCATTTTGCTTTCCTTCAGGGGTTAAG GCTCGTGTACTGGAGAGATCACCATCATTAAGTGAGTTGAATGGGCTTGTTTATGGACAG GAACACTTGACCAGAGATGATttctcatttatattttcactaAAG GTAGCAGGCAATGCAACACTTTATGGTGTTTGCTTGCGAGTTCAAGAGATTGTTCAGAGGCCACCTGCCATATATGGGTCTCGATCACCTCTTCCTCAACCAAATTCTGTCGGCAGCAGGTGGTTGATTGCTGCTCCACGTTGTTATTGTATCTTGACAAAGGTGCCGCTGTTCGGATTACATTATCAGATACTGAACAG CATGGTTGCACAAGATCGTCTGAATCGGATTACTAACTTTGTTGAAGAAATGGCTCTTGCTACCACTGAACCTCCTCAATCTATGCAAAAACAGCATTTAAATGCGAAGCCTCCTGGTTCTGCAAGTGACACAAACTGGATGGCCTCTGCAATCCCTGTTAAACATGCAGCAACTCTTGCTGCTGCAGCAGCAGGCATGATATCTGATAAGGAGGCATCATCAAGGTGTCAAAATTCTCCTAGGAGTGCTACGGCCAGTGATGCATCAGAGAATTGCCAAATGAAGGATTTGGATAAGGATAGTAGCAAGAACTTTGATAGTCCATCTGCTAGCAAGAACTTTGATAGTCCATCTGCGAATTCGGGAAACCAATCAGTAACAAGCATTCGGAGTCTCGAATCCTTATTTAG TCCAGCTAGAAGTATGGCGTCAGATGATGGTTCCACTAGCCAGGATGAAGATCCAACTGATGATGTGATAATGGAATGGTCAAGG GAAAATAAGAATGATTTGCTACAGATAGTTTGTGGCTATCATCGTCTTAATCTTCCTGAAAGAGGAAGCAAAATCAATTTTCAGCCGCTGGAGCATATGCAACCCATTGAGTTTCGACGTTTCTCCGCTTCTGACCTTGGATACTCTGATAAgtatattgataaaataacgAAAGTTTCGAAGGATGATTCTGAG gTCAAGTTAAAATTAGCTAATGCCGAGGAAGCTTCTTCACTCTCTCTATGGTCAATATCTACAATATGTCGAGTTCTTTCTCTTGACAGT ATCCTTACCTTGATCACTGGTGTATTGTTGGAGAAACAAATTGTTATGATGTGCCCAAACCTG GGTATTCTATCAGCTGTGGTGTTGTCCGTCATCCCTATGATTCGTCCATTTGAGTGGCAGAGTTTATTTCTTCCA ATTCTACCAGCGAGGATGGTGGATTTTCTGGATGCTCCTGTTCCATTCATT GTCGGCACACAACACAAACTAACTGATCTGAAACGAAGAGCTCCTAATCTTGTTCACATTAATCTAATGAATGACTAT GTGACGTCTTGTAGTCTTCCTAAACTCCCCCGACATCAATGGCTTGTTTCGGAACTTAGGCCTATCCACTCAAAGTTGTCGTGTGAAGACTCTGATGCTCCAAGACATCCAGTTTATAAATGTGATGCAGTGCAG TCGAGATATGCCATTAAATTTGTAACCGTGTTGAGGAAATATCTGGAATCGATTTGTTCGGATTTGAGGTTCCACACGATCACGAATGTACAATCCAATGAGAAG GTTGCAATACTTATTAAAGATAGCTATATTGATTCATTCCCCATAAAAGACCAGCCTTTTATCAAG TTATTTGTAGAGACACAGCAATTCAGCGTTTTGTCAGATTATCGTCTCATGTGCATTGAGAATGAATAG
- the LOC125205008 gene encoding ABC transporter C family member 5-like, translating into MDINLVFNAASSPQNHLLASFLHVPVLELASICINLTLLLVFLSVVSARQVGVCVGRIRVRKEDSNTNSVDSAEQIQSFVITNSYKASVSCCFYVLFVQVLVLGFDGVRIVKAVAQGKGDRTHWAYVLLPAVQSLSWFVLSFSALYLKCKVAEKFPLLLRVWWIASFGISLSILYVDSRGFVLEGSNHLNSHVLANCFVVPALAFLCFNAIRGVTGIEVPRNPDLQEPLLLEEEAGCLKVTPYSEAGIFSLATLSWLNPLLSTGAKRPLELKDIPLLAQKDRSKTNYKALHSNWEKMKAEGPVTQPSLAWAIIKTFWKEAACNAIFAGVNTLVSYVGPYLISYFVDYLGGRETFSHEGYILAAIFFTAKLVETLTTRQWYLGVDILGMHVRSALTAMVYRKGLKLSSSARQSHTSGEIVNYMAVDVQRVGDYSWYLHDIWMLPLQIILALAILYKNVGIASVATLIATIVSIVATVPLARVQEEYQDKLMGAKDDRMRKTSECLKNMRILKLQAWEDRYRLKLEDMRNVEFKYLRKALYSQAFITFIFWSSPIFVSAVTFGTCILLGGQLTAGSVLSALATFRILQEPLRNFPDLVSMMAQTKVSLDRIMGFLQDEELQEDATITLPRGQSDVAIEINDGEFSWDPSSPTPTLSGIQLRVEKGMRVAVCGVVGSGKSSILSCILGEIPKRSGEVRTCGSAAYVSQSAWIQSGNIEENILFGSPMDKAKYKGVIHACSLKKDLELLYHGDQTIIGDRGINLSGGQKQRVQLARALYHDADIYLLDDPFSAVDAHTGSELFKEYILTALAGRTVVFVTHQVEFLPAADLILVLKEGRIIQAGKYDELLQAGTDFNTLVSAHHEAIEAMDFCNQSSEESDKHDPLDSSVIMSKKCNSVGSNIAGMASEVQQNVSSSDMQAIKEKKKVKRSKRKQLVQEEERERGRVSMKVYLSYMTAAYKGLLIPCIILAQTLFQVLQIASSWWMAWANPQTTGDKPKTTNVELIVVYTALAFGSSCFIFIRAVLVATFGLAAAQKLFVKMLRTVFRAPMSFFDSTPAGRILNRVSIDQSVVDLDIPFRLGGFASTTIQLLGIVGVMTQVTWQVLLLVVPMAIACLWMQKYYMASSRELVRIVSIQKSPVINLFAESIAGAANIRGFGQEKRFMKRNLYLLDCFARPFFCSLAAIEWLCLRMELLSTFVFAFCMILLVSFPPGAIDPSMAGLAVTYGLNLNARLSRWILSFCKLENKIISIERIHQYCQIPSEAPPVIEDSRPPSSWPENGQIELIDLKVRYKENLPIVLHGVSCTIPGGMKIGIVGRTGSGKSTLIQALFRLIEPAGGRIIIDNIDISTVGLHDLRSRLSIIPQEPTLFEGTIRGNLDPLEEHSDHTIWQALEKSQLGEIVRQKEHKLDTPVLESGDNWSVGQRQLVSLGRALLKQARILVLDEATASVDSATDNLIQKIIRTEFKNCTVCTIAHRIPTVIDSDLVLVLSDGRVAEFDTPARLLEDRSSMFMKLVSEYSSRSSSIPEF; encoded by the exons ATGGATATCAATCTTGTATTCAATGCTGCCTCTTCACCCCAAAACCATCTCCTCGCCTCCTTCCTTCATGTTCCTGTCCTCGAATTAGCCTCAATTTGCATCAACTTGACTCTGCTGCTCGTGTTTCTCTCTGTTGTTTCCGCGAGGCAGGTTGGAGTCTGTGTAGGCCGGATTCGAGTGAGGAAAGAGGACTCCAACACCAATTCTGTGGACAGTGCTGAGCAGATTCAGAGCTTTGTGATAACTAATAGCTACAAGGCTTCGGTATCTTGTTGCTTCTATGTCCTGTTTGTGCAAGTTCTGGTGCTGGGGTTTGATGGTGTTCGTATAGTAAAGGCGGTTGCGCAAGGGAAGGGTGATAGAACACACTGGGCTTATGTTCTCTTGCCTGCAGTTCAGAGTTTATCTTGGTTTGTGCTGAGTTTCTCAGCTCTTTATCTAAAATGCAAAGTTGCTGAGAAATTCCCATTGCTGTTGAGAGTTTGGTGGATTGCATCTTTTGGAATTTCTCTGTCTATTCTATATGTTGATAGCAGAGGATTTGTGCTAGAAGGATCAAACCATTTGAATTCTCATGTTTTGGCAAATTGTTTTGTCGTTCCTGCTCTtgcttttttatgttttaatgcAATCAGGGGTGTCACCGGCATTGAGGTCCCCAGGAATCCTGATCTGCAAGAGCCATTACTGCTTGAAGAAGAGGCAGGGTGTCTCAAAGTTACTCCATATAGTGAAGCTGGGATTTTTAGTTTGGCTACTCTTTCCTGGTTGAATCCACTTCTTTCAACCGGGGCAAAGAGGCCCCTTGAACTAAAGGATATTCCACTACTTGCGCAGAAAGATCGTTCCAAGACTAACTATAAAGCATTGCACTCTAATTGGGAGAAGATGAAGGCTGAGGGTCCTGTGACGCAGCCTTCTTTAGCTTGGGCTATTATCAAGACTTTCTGGAAAGAGGCTGCCTGCAATGCTATTTTTGCAGGCGTAAACACCTTAGTTTCTTATGTGGGCCCATACTTGATTAGCTATTTTGTGGATTACCTAGGAGGGAGGGAGACTTTCTCACATGAGGGATACATTCTTGCTGCAATATTTTTCACTGCAAAGTTGGTGGAGACCTTAACAACTCGGCAGTGGTACCTTGGTGTCGACATTTTGGGTATGCATGTGAGATCAGCTCTCACGGCAATGGTCTACCGCAAGGGACTCAAACTTTCAAGCTCAGCTAGGCAAAGTCACACTAGCGGTGAGATTGTTAACTACATGGCAGTTGATGTTCAAAGAGTTGGGGACTATTCCTGGTATCTTCATGACATATGGATGCTTCCTCTCCAAATTATCCTTGCTCTTGCTATTTTATACAAGAATGTTGGGATCGCATCTGTTGCCACACTTATTGCCACAATTGTGTCGATCGTTGCAACTGTTCCATTGGCAAGGGTTCAGGAAGAATACCAGGACAAATTAATGGGGGCAAAAGACGATAGGATGAGGAAGACTTCAGAATGCCTTAAGAATATGAGGATCCTCAAATTGCAAGCATGGGAAGATAGATACAGACTCAAGCTAGAAGACATGCGCAATGTGGAATTCAAGTATCTGAGGAAAGCGCTTTACTCCCAGGCTTTCATCACATTTATTTTCTGGAGCTCACCTATATTTGTCTCAGCTGTTACATTTGGAACTTGCATTTTGTTGGGTGGTCAGCTAACAGCTGGCAGTGTTCTGTCTGCCTTGGCTACTTTTCGTATTCTGCAAGAGCCACTTAGAAATTTCCCCGACTTGGTTTCAATGATGGCTCAGACTAAAGTTTCCCTTGACCGAATCATGGGATTCTTGCAGGATGAAGAGCTGCAGGAAGATGCTACTATCACATTGCCACGAGGTCAATCCGATGTGGCTATAGAGATCAATGATGGAGAGTTCTCATGGGATCCATCTTCACCAACACCAACCCTGTCAGGCATTCAATTAAGGGTGGAGAAGGGAATGCGTGTAGCAGTCTGCGGAGTGGTTGGTTCGGGTAAATCAAGCATCCTCTCTTGCATCCTTGGTGAGATTCCGAAAAGATCTGGCGAA GTTAGAACATGTGGTTCTGCTGCATATGTCTCTCAATCAGCTTGGATACAATCAGGAAATATAGAGGAAAATATCTTGTTTGGGAGCCCAATGGACAAGGCAAAATACAAGGGTGTTATTCATGCTTGTTCACTAAAGAAAGATTTGGAGCTATTATACCATGGTGATCAAACCATTATTGGTGATAGAGGTATTAATCTTAGTGGTGGCCAGAAGCAGCGAGTACAACTTGCTCGGGCATTGTATCATGATGCTGACATTTATTTACTGGatgatcctttcagtgctgtTGATGCACATACTGGCTCTGAGCTATTTAAG GAGTATATACTGACAGCTCTAGCTGGAAGAACTGTTGTCTTTGTCACTCATCAAGTTGAATTTTTGCCTGCAGCTGACTTGATTTTG GTTTTGAAGGAGGGCCGTATCATTCAAGCTGGAAAATATGATGAGCTTTTGCAAGCAGGAACAGATTTTAATACACTTGTGAGTGCTCATCATGAAGCCATTGAAGCCATGGATTTTTGCAACCAGTCATCTGAAGAATCTGATAAACATGATCCACTTGATAGCTCGGTGATCATGAGTAAGAAATGTAATTCTGTTGGAAGCAATATTGCCGGAATGGCTAGTGAAGTCCAACAAAATGTCTCATCTTCAGATATGCAAgcaatcaaagaaaaaaagaaagttaaaCGTTCTAAAAGAAAGCAACTTGTGCAGGAAGAGGAAAGGGAGCGCGGAAGAGTTAGCATGAAAGTGTATCTCTCATATATGACAGCTGCTTATAAGGGCTTACTGATTCCATGCATTATCCTCGCACAAACATTATTTCAGGTCCTTCAAATAGCCAGTAGTTGGTGGATGGCTTGGGCAAATCCGCAAACCACAGGGGACAAACCTAAAACTACTAATGTCGAGCTTATTGTTGTTTATACCGCACTTGCTTTTGGCAGCTCCTGCTTCATATTCATCAGGGCTGTTCTTGTTGCTACTTTTGGTCTTGCGGCTGCGCAGAAACTATTTGTGAAAATGCTTAGGACAGTTTTTCGAGCACCGATGTCATTCTTCGACTCTACTCCAGCTGGACGCATACTGAACCGC GTGTCAATTGATCAAAGTGTTGTGGATCTTGATATTCCCTTCAGACTAGGCGGTTTTGCTTCAACGACAATCCAACTTCTTGGCATTGTTGGAGTGATGACACAAGTTACCTGGCAAGTTTTGCTTCTCGTTGTCCCTATGGCAATTGCTTGCTTGTGGATGCAG AAATACTATATGGCTTCATCGAGAGAACTAGTCCGCATTGTTAGCATACAGAAATCTCCAGTGATAAATCTCTTTGCCGAATCCATTGCTGGAGCAGCTAATATCAGAGGTTTTGGACAAGAAAAAAGATTCATGAAGAGGAATCTGTATCTTCTAGATTGCTTTGCTCGCCCGTTCTTCTGCAGTCTTGCAGCCATCGAGTGGCTTTGCTTGCGCATGGAATTACTCTCAACTTTTGTATTTGCTTTTTGCATGATCTTACTCGTGAGCTTCCCTCCAGGAGCTATAGACCCAA GTATGGCTGGCCTTGCAGTGACATACGGCCTCAACTTGAATGCACGTCTATCAAGATGGATTCTCAGTTTTTGCAAGcttgaaaacaaaatcatcTCCATAGAAAGGATTCATCAATACTGCCAAATACCTAGTGAAGCGCCACCAGTTATTGAAGACTCTCGTCCACCATCCTCGTGGCCCGAGAATGGACAAATTGAGCTTATTGATCTTAAG GTTCGCTACAAGGAGAATCTTCCCATTGTGCTCCATGGTGTCTCCTGCACAATTCCTGGTGGGatgaaaattggaattgttgGTCGTACTGGAAGTGGCAAATCTACCTTGATCCAGGCCCTATTTCGATTGATTGAGCCTGCAGGTGGTAGAATAATTATTGACAACATTGATATCTCAACGGTCGGTCTTCATGATCTCAGGAGCCGCCTGAGTATCATACCCCAAGAGCCAACATTATTTGAAGGAACTATCAGAGGCAACCTCGACCCTCTGGAAGAGCATTCGGATCACACCATCTGGCAG GCTCTTGAAAAGTCTCAGTTGGGAGAGATAGTTCGCCAGAAAGAGCATAAATTAGATACACCGG TTTTAGAAAGTGGAGATAATTGGAGCGTGGGGCAGCGGCAGCTAGTGTCTCTCGGCCGTGCCTTGCTCAAACAGGCGAGAATCTTGGTTCTTGATGAAGCAACAGCCTCGGTTGACTCGGCCACAGATAACCTGATCcagaaaataataagaacGGAGTTTAAGAATTGTACTGTCTGTACAATTGCTCATCGCATCCCTACAGTCATCGATAGTGATCTGGTTTTGGTCCTCAGTGACG GTCGGGTAGCAGAGTTCGACACTCCAGCACGACTATTGGAGGACAGGTCTTCCATGTTTATGAAGCTGGTTTCTGAGTACTCATCAAGATCGAGTAGCATTCCCGAATTCTGA
- the LOC125203421 gene encoding NADH dehydrogenase [ubiquinone] 1 alpha subcomplex subunit 9, mitochondrial, protein MQSVYQRLRHHHFDHSPAQIASFKSLIPLSDRFNGANDSRSASTLATKGVGHLVRKGTGGRSSVSGIVATVFGATGFLGRYLVQQLAKMGSQVLVPFRGPEDSQRHLKLMGDLGQIVPMKYNPRDENSIKAVMAKANVVINLIGREYETRNFSFEEVNHHMAEKLAVIAKEHGGIMRYIQVSGLGASPSSPSRMLRAKAAAEEAILRELPEVTVMRPAVMIGTEDRILNPWAHFAKKYSFLPLMGGGSTKIQPVYVVDVASAIIAALKDDGSSMGKTFELGGPEIFTIHELAELMYDTIREWPRYVKVPFPVAKVLATPRELLVNKVPFPMPVPTIFNLDQIEALSTDTVVSDNALTFEDLGITPRKLKGYPTEFLIQYRKGGPQYGSTVSEKVSRSWD, encoded by the exons ATGCAGTCCGTTTACCAGCGGTTGCGCCACCACCACTTCGACCATTCACCTGCACAAATTGCCTCATTCAAATCGCTTATTCCTCTTTCCGATCGGT TTAATGGAGCAAATGATTCGAGATCCGCTTCTACACTTGCCACCAAAGGCGTGGGTCATCTAGTTCGCAAGGGCACTGGTGGAAGATCATCCGTTAG TGGCATTGTCGCTACGGTCTTTGGCGCTACAGGATTTCTTGGGCGCTATTTAGTGCAACAGCTTG CTAAGATGGGTTCTCAAGTGCTGGTTCCTTTCCGAGGCCCTGAGGATTCTCAACGTCACCTTAAATTGATGGGTGATTTGGGTCAG ATTGTTCCCATGAAATATAATCCAAGAGATGAAAATTCTATAAAGGCAGTGATGGCAAAGGCCAATGTTGTCATTAACCTCATTG GAAGGGAGTACGAGACCagaaattttagttttgagGAAGTGAACCATCATATGGCTGAGAAGCTTGCTGTG ATTGCAAAAGAACATGGTGGTATCATGAGATACATCCAAGTTTCGGGCTTGGGAGCATCACCATCATCTCCATCCAGAATGCTTAGAGCTAAAGCAGCTGCTGAAGAAGCTATCTTACGAGAACTACCCGAG GTCACAGTTATGAGACCTGCTGTGATGATTGGTACAGAGGATAGGATATTAAACCCATGGGCACACTTTGCTAAAAAGTACAGCTTTCTCCCACTTATGGGGGGTGGATCAACTAA AATTCAGcctgtatatgtagttgatgTTGCTTCTGCTATTATTGCCGCCTTAAAAGATGATGGATCCAGCATGGGAAAGACTTTTGAACTTGGTGGACCAGAGATTTTTACCATTCATGAATTA GCGGAACTTATGTATGACACCATTCGTGAATGGCCTCGCTATGTGAAAGTTCCTTTTCCTGTGGCTAAG GTACTTGCAACACCCCGTGAATTATTGGTTAATAAAGTTCCGTTCCCAATGCCTGTCCCTACCATATTCAATCTCGATCAGATTGAAGCCCTTTCCACTGATACAGTGGTTTCTGATAATG CTTTAACATTTGAGGATCTGGGAATTACGCCGCGCAAGCTGAAGGGTTACCCAACCGAGTTTCTCATACAATACCGTAAAGGTGGACCACAGTACGGTTCAACAGTTAGCGAGAAAGTATCGCGATCATGGGATTGA